A single Chryseobacterium sp. DNA region contains:
- a CDS encoding response regulator transcription factor, translated as MKKTIVIVDDHILIAKALEGIIGNFSDFEVIYVCENGKDLIQKFEDGMQIPDIILLDISMPIMDGFETASWLSAHHPGIKIMALSMQGDDNSVIKMIRNGAKGYLLKNTHPKDLETALTRLNSDGFFYPEWASKIIFSNLNKDKEAEVSIRISDREKEFLKYTVTELSYKEIADRMCCSPRTVESYRDQLCEKLELKTRVGLAVFAIKNGFAN; from the coding sequence ATGAAAAAAACAATTGTAATCGTTGATGACCACATCCTTATCGCTAAAGCACTGGAAGGGATTATTGGAAATTTCAGTGACTTTGAAGTAATCTATGTATGTGAAAACGGAAAAGATCTGATACAGAAATTTGAAGACGGCATGCAGATCCCGGATATCATTTTGCTGGATATCAGTATGCCTATTATGGATGGCTTTGAAACAGCCTCCTGGCTTTCAGCTCATCACCCGGGCATTAAAATCATGGCCCTGAGTATGCAGGGTGATGACAACAGCGTCATTAAAATGATCAGAAACGGAGCAAAGGGATATTTATTAAAAAATACCCATCCAAAAGATTTGGAAACAGCCCTTACAAGATTAAATTCCGATGGTTTCTTCTATCCTGAGTGGGCATCAAAAATTATATTTTCTAATCTTAATAAGGATAAGGAAGCCGAAGTTTCCATAAGGATTTCTGATAGAGAAAAAGAATTCCTGAAATACACGGTAACGGAGCTCAGCTATAAAGAGATTGCAGACAGAATGTGCTGCAGCCCCAGGACGGTTGAAAGCTATCGTGACCAGCTCTGTGAAAAACTGGAACTGAAAACCCGTGTAGGGCTTGCAGTGTTTGCGATCAAAAATGGCTTCGCTAATTAA
- a CDS encoding TetR/AcrR family transcriptional regulator, with amino-acid sequence MELKEKQRKILDVAVELFKEKGYMGSSVRDLATKLNIKAASLYAHIRSKEEILEWICFGIAQEFFDELQEVKNTDIAPKEKLNLFLDKHLSVVLKNRDVTHIYSNEWKHLEEKLPEFVALRKNYQQEVEELISEIYQAEKWELKAPSFTTRFILHTLNNSYFWFKRSSDSTDEITDEIREKILFGLLGNQKS; translated from the coding sequence ATGGAGCTTAAAGAAAAACAACGAAAAATATTAGATGTAGCAGTAGAACTTTTCAAAGAAAAAGGCTATATGGGCAGCTCGGTAAGAGACCTGGCTACAAAACTCAATATCAAGGCCGCATCATTGTATGCCCATATCCGTTCGAAAGAAGAAATTTTGGAATGGATCTGTTTTGGTATCGCTCAGGAGTTTTTCGATGAGCTTCAGGAAGTGAAAAATACGGATATTGCTCCAAAAGAAAAACTGAATTTATTTTTGGATAAGCATTTATCAGTGGTTCTTAAGAACCGTGATGTAACCCACATCTACTCTAATGAATGGAAACACCTTGAAGAAAAACTTCCTGAGTTTGTTGCATTGAGAAAAAATTATCAGCAGGAAGTTGAAGAACTGATTTCCGAGATCTATCAGGCTGAAAAATGGGAATTGAAAGCCCCTTCGTTTACGACAAGGTTTATTCTTCATACCCTTAACAATTCTTATTTCTGGTTCAAAAGAAGCAGTGATTCCACTGATGAAATTACCGATGAGATCAGGGAGAAGATACTTTTCGGTTTATTGGGAAATCAGAAATCGTAA
- the clpB gene encoding ATP-dependent chaperone ClpB → MNLNQYTVKSQEAIQAAQQVAMEFGNQSIEPQHLLEGIFQVDENISPFLLKKSEADANLVRERNRENLERLPKVQGGNIYLSQSANKVLLDAPNIAKKMGDEYVTIEHVWLSLLETSSEVSKMLKDMGVTKNLLEGAIKELRKGSKATSASSEETYQSLNKYAKNFNELAAEGKLDPVIGRDEEIRRVLQILSRRTKNNPILIGEPGVGKTAIAEGIAHRIISGDIPENLIDKTLYSLDMGALIAGAKYKGEFEERLKSVVNEVIKSDGQIILFIDEIHTLVGAGGGEGAMDAANILKPALARGELRAIGATTLNEYQKYFEKDKALERRFQKVMVEEPDTESAISILRGIKDKYEAHHKVRIKDEAIIAAVEMSQRYISDRFLPDKAIDLIDEASAKLRMEINSKPEELDVLDRRLMQLEIELAAISREGNETKINHLKEDISKISEQRNEINAKWLKEKQKSEDLTQIKKDIESLKLEAERASRAGDYAKVAEIQYGKLREKEEELAKVELEMQNHKNELIKEEVTAENISEVIAKWTGIPVTKLLQSERDKLLNLESELHHRVVGQNEAIEAVADAIRRNRAGLSDDKKPIGSFLFLGTTGVGKTELAKALAEFLFDDENNMTRIDMSEYQERHSVSRLVGAPPGYVGYDEGGQLTEAVRRRPYSVVLLDEIEKAHPDVFNTLLQVLDDGRLTDNKGRVVNFKNSIIIMTSNLGSHLIQENFENITEENQDEVVDKTKVEVFDLLKQTLRPEFLNRIDEIVLFQPLRKKEIGKIVQYQLRGFNDMLAKRNIIMTFTQDAVDYLMDKGYDPAFGARPLKRVIQQEVLNKLSKEILAGNVNDGDRITLDYFEETGLVFRPTDQ, encoded by the coding sequence ATGAACTTAAACCAATATACTGTAAAATCACAAGAAGCCATCCAGGCGGCTCAGCAGGTTGCTATGGAATTTGGCAATCAGAGTATCGAACCTCAACATCTGCTGGAAGGAATTTTTCAGGTAGATGAAAATATATCACCTTTCCTATTAAAAAAATCTGAAGCAGATGCCAATTTAGTAAGAGAGCGCAACCGTGAAAATTTAGAAAGACTTCCTAAAGTACAGGGAGGAAATATTTACCTTTCACAATCAGCCAATAAAGTCTTGCTGGATGCTCCCAACATTGCTAAAAAAATGGGTGATGAATATGTAACGATTGAACATGTATGGCTCTCCCTTTTGGAAACCAGCTCTGAAGTATCTAAAATGCTGAAAGATATGGGCGTTACCAAAAATCTTCTGGAAGGTGCCATTAAAGAATTAAGAAAAGGCAGCAAGGCTACTTCTGCAAGTTCGGAAGAAACCTATCAGTCCTTAAATAAATATGCTAAGAACTTCAATGAATTAGCAGCTGAAGGAAAGCTGGACCCTGTCATCGGACGTGATGAAGAAATCAGAAGGGTATTACAGATCCTTTCGAGGAGAACAAAAAACAACCCTATCCTGATCGGAGAGCCGGGGGTAGGTAAAACAGCAATTGCTGAGGGAATTGCCCACCGAATTATCAGCGGTGACATTCCTGAGAATCTAATCGATAAAACATTATATTCATTAGATATGGGAGCTCTGATCGCAGGGGCAAAATACAAAGGTGAATTTGAAGAGCGTCTGAAATCCGTAGTGAATGAAGTGATCAAGTCTGACGGACAGATTATTCTTTTCATTGATGAGATTCACACCCTGGTAGGCGCCGGAGGTGGTGAAGGAGCAATGGATGCCGCCAACATTTTGAAACCGGCCCTGGCAAGAGGTGAGTTAAGAGCTATCGGAGCCACTACTTTAAATGAGTACCAGAAATATTTTGAAAAGGATAAAGCCTTAGAAAGACGTTTCCAGAAAGTAATGGTGGAAGAACCGGATACAGAATCTGCAATCTCCATTCTGCGCGGGATTAAAGACAAATACGAAGCCCACCACAAAGTAAGAATCAAAGATGAAGCAATCATTGCTGCAGTAGAAATGTCTCAAAGATATATTTCAGACAGATTTTTACCGGATAAGGCTATTGACCTTATCGACGAGGCTTCTGCTAAGCTGAGAATGGAAATCAATTCAAAACCGGAAGAACTGGATGTACTGGACAGAAGATTGATGCAGCTGGAAATTGAATTGGCCGCTATTTCGAGAGAGGGCAATGAAACCAAAATCAACCATTTGAAAGAAGATATTTCAAAAATTTCTGAACAAAGAAATGAAATCAACGCAAAATGGCTGAAAGAAAAACAGAAAAGTGAAGATCTGACTCAGATCAAAAAAGATATTGAGTCCCTGAAACTGGAGGCAGAAAGAGCTTCAAGAGCAGGAGACTATGCAAAAGTTGCGGAAATACAATATGGCAAACTCCGTGAAAAAGAAGAGGAGCTGGCCAAGGTTGAGCTTGAAATGCAAAACCATAAAAATGAGCTGATTAAGGAAGAAGTTACTGCTGAAAACATTTCCGAGGTAATCGCGAAATGGACAGGAATTCCAGTCACTAAGCTGTTACAATCCGAAAGAGATAAATTACTGAATCTGGAATCTGAGCTTCACCACAGAGTGGTAGGACAGAATGAAGCGATCGAGGCGGTAGCTGATGCGATCAGAAGAAACAGGGCAGGATTGAGCGATGACAAAAAGCCAATCGGATCATTCCTGTTTTTAGGAACAACGGGGGTTGGTAAAACTGAGCTTGCAAAAGCGTTAGCTGAATTCCTGTTTGATGATGAAAACAATATGACCAGAATTGATATGAGTGAATATCAGGAGCGTCACAGTGTTTCAAGATTAGTGGGAGCGCCTCCCGGATATGTAGGATATGATGAAGGCGGACAATTGACAGAAGCCGTAAGGAGAAGGCCGTATTCCGTAGTCCTTTTAGATGAGATTGAAAAAGCGCATCCGGATGTTTTCAACACCTTATTACAGGTTTTGGATGACGGACGTCTTACAGACAACAAAGGCCGTGTAGTCAATTTCAAAAACTCTATCATCATTATGACATCGAACTTAGGTTCGCATTTGATTCAGGAAAATTTTGAAAATATTACGGAGGAAAACCAGGATGAAGTTGTGGATAAAACAAAAGTAGAAGTTTTCGATTTGCTGAAACAGACTTTACGTCCGGAGTTCCTGAACAGGATTGATGAAATTGTATTGTTCCAGCCTTTAAGAAAAAAAGAGATCGGAAAAATCGTTCAGTACCAGCTGAGAGGGTTTAATGATATGTTAGCTAAGCGGAATATCATTATGACTTTTACTCAGGATGCTGTAGATTACCTGATGGATAAGGGCTATGACCCTGCTTTTGGGGCAAGACCATTAAAAAGAGTCATCCAGCAGGAAGTACTGAATAAACTGTCTAAAGAAATCCTTGCCGGAAATGTAAACGACGGAGACAGAATCACTTTAGATTATTTCGAAGAAACCGGTCTGGTTTTCAGACCTACTGATCAATAA
- a CDS encoding zinc metalloprotease, whose amino-acid sequence MKKLLFGALMLGLMSACNSDNITNQNEISPDQPATSADLAKRGCASEEIRQEALKSSPELRQRYTALESNTEKFTNDMKLGKVLADGSVEIPVIVNVIYKTSSENVSDTRIAEQISVLNADYSGTNSDVSKIPSEFLPVSSGDVKVKFRLVNTVRKSTSKTVWSTNNDMKKASKGGIDATNPTNYLNIWIVGKMTSQGQTILGYATFPESAGLWNDGVVIAAPYFGKTGASSPFNLGRTATHEVGHYLNLRHIWGDANCGNDLVSDTPTQTTANYGKPTYPLNNTCGGVQRSVMFMNYMDYVDDAAMFMFSAGQKTRMQSVVASSGARSGLRTL is encoded by the coding sequence ATGAAAAAACTATTATTTGGAGCACTTATGCTCGGTCTGATGTCTGCCTGTAACAGCGACAACATTACCAATCAAAATGAAATTTCACCTGATCAACCCGCAACATCGGCTGATCTGGCTAAAAGAGGTTGTGCTTCTGAAGAAATACGACAGGAAGCTCTGAAAAGCAGTCCAGAGCTCAGACAAAGATATACAGCTTTAGAAAGCAATACTGAGAAATTTACCAATGATATGAAATTAGGAAAAGTTCTTGCTGATGGAAGCGTAGAGATCCCGGTCATCGTGAATGTTATCTATAAAACGTCTTCAGAAAATGTTTCTGACACAAGAATTGCTGAACAAATAAGTGTATTGAATGCTGACTATTCCGGTACAAATAGTGATGTCAGCAAAATCCCTTCGGAATTTCTGCCCGTAAGTTCAGGTGATGTTAAAGTAAAGTTCAGACTGGTAAATACGGTTAGAAAATCTACCTCAAAAACAGTCTGGTCTACCAATAATGATATGAAAAAAGCATCCAAGGGAGGTATTGACGCCACTAATCCTACCAACTATCTGAACATATGGATAGTAGGTAAAATGACGAGCCAGGGGCAGACCATTCTCGGATATGCTACATTCCCTGAATCAGCGGGCTTATGGAATGACGGTGTTGTAATCGCAGCTCCCTATTTTGGTAAAACCGGCGCTTCTTCTCCTTTCAACTTAGGAAGAACGGCAACACATGAGGTAGGACATTACCTGAATCTAAGACATATCTGGGGTGATGCCAATTGCGGAAATGACCTGGTTAGCGATACTCCTACACAGACAACCGCCAATTACGGAAAACCTACCTATCCTCTAAACAATACCTGCGGTGGTGTGCAGAGATCTGTGATGTTTATGAATTATATGGATTATGTAGATGATGCCGCAATGTTTATGTTCTCTGCTGGTCAGAAAACAAGAATGCAGTCTGTAGTAGCTTCTTCAGGCGCGAGATCGGGACTAAGAACACTCTAA
- a CDS encoding phenylacetate--CoA ligase family protein, with product MDFSVEYLELGQLRQLQSDRLINLIGYLGDKSDFYKRKFEELEISPQDIRSIEDITKLPITYKQDLRDNYPFGLFTVPKNELQRIHCSSGTTGKPTVVGYTKEDVDLFSEVVARSLQAAGARSGMQLHNAYGYGIFTGGLGLHYGAEKLGMSVLPISGGMTARQVDLITDFKPEVICCSPSYALTIADEFAYRGISADEISLKYAVLGSEPWTEIIRGHIEERLGVHATNIYGLSEIIGPGVSMEDFEEKGGAYIWEDHFYPEILDPVTKQPVPFGEEGVLVITTLTKKAMPLLRYWTNDITSLYYDENAKRTMVKMKPIIGRADDMLIVRGVNVYPSQIEDAFSHVKGVVPNYYLTPVEKEHMCVALDIDVEIDDDFVKNQKIEADTDDYFNFVGIFGKNIENEIKKRVGVTTKVKVHAQDSLPKCEGGKINRILKK from the coding sequence ATGGATTTTTCAGTTGAATATCTGGAGCTGGGTCAATTGAGGCAGCTTCAATCTGACCGGTTGATCAATTTGATCGGTTATCTAGGAGACAAGTCGGATTTTTATAAAAGAAAATTTGAAGAATTGGAAATATCTCCACAGGATATAAGGTCGATAGAAGATATTACAAAACTTCCGATTACTTACAAACAGGATTTAAGAGATAACTATCCGTTTGGGTTGTTTACGGTTCCGAAAAACGAACTGCAGAGAATCCACTGCTCAAGCGGAACTACAGGAAAGCCTACCGTAGTAGGATATACGAAAGAAGATGTGGATCTTTTCAGTGAAGTAGTCGCCAGATCTTTGCAGGCAGCAGGTGCCAGATCCGGAATGCAGCTGCACAATGCGTACGGATATGGTATTTTTACGGGCGGGCTTGGCCTTCATTACGGAGCGGAGAAATTGGGGATGAGCGTTCTTCCTATTTCCGGGGGAATGACCGCCAGACAGGTCGATCTGATCACGGATTTTAAACCGGAAGTGATCTGCTGTTCACCCTCATACGCGTTGACTATTGCTGACGAATTTGCCTACAGGGGAATTTCAGCCGATGAAATCAGCCTTAAGTACGCGGTGTTAGGCTCAGAACCATGGACGGAAATTATCAGAGGCCACATTGAAGAAAGGTTAGGAGTTCATGCCACCAATATTTACGGGTTAAGTGAAATTATCGGTCCCGGCGTTTCCATGGAGGATTTTGAAGAGAAAGGAGGGGCTTATATCTGGGAAGATCATTTCTATCCTGAAATTTTGGATCCGGTTACCAAACAGCCGGTTCCCTTCGGAGAAGAAGGAGTTTTGGTGATTACGACTTTAACGAAAAAAGCAATGCCGCTTTTACGTTACTGGACGAATGATATCACAAGCCTTTACTATGATGAGAATGCCAAAAGAACAATGGTGAAGATGAAACCGATCATCGGAAGAGCTGATGACATGCTGATCGTGAGAGGAGTAAATGTCTATCCCAGCCAGATTGAAGATGCATTTTCTCATGTAAAAGGGGTTGTTCCGAATTACTACCTGACTCCGGTGGAAAAGGAGCATATGTGTGTAGCATTGGATATTGATGTAGAAATTGATGATGACTTTGTAAAGAATCAAAAGATAGAGGCAGATACCGACGATTATTTTAATTTTGTCGGCATCTTTGGAAAAAATATAGAAAACGAAATAAAGAAACGGGTAGGAGTCACTACAAAAGTGAAAGTTCATGCCCAGGATAGTTTGCCGAAGTGCGAAGGTGGAAAAATTAATAGAATACTAAAAAAATAA
- a CDS encoding ATP-binding protein, with the protein MGKTELLIVIILFNIFFVMFVVAVAIYIRNYRQRKKEYLNEIEIKNEIHQKELLATQLEIQQATMQQIGRELHDNIGQKLTLVSLYTQQMLYENKVPEASERIEQVSQIINQSLQDLRNLSKTLTDDNINQKDIKTLIQDEVDITNSFKKCHVKFEYNFDQLDLGFVHKNVLLRIIQEFIQNSIKHSNCENIFINLSTAENILWELTINDDGIGFDTSRITSNGIGLTNMKNRAEIIGADFHLNSKENSGTRLHIILKKQS; encoded by the coding sequence ATGGGGAAAACAGAACTCTTAATCGTTATTATTTTATTTAATATATTTTTTGTGATGTTCGTCGTTGCAGTGGCGATCTATATTAGAAACTACAGACAGCGGAAGAAGGAATACCTGAATGAAATTGAGATTAAAAATGAGATCCACCAAAAGGAACTTCTAGCTACCCAGCTGGAAATTCAGCAAGCGACCATGCAGCAGATCGGCAGGGAGCTACATGACAATATTGGCCAAAAGCTGACTTTGGTAAGCCTTTACACCCAACAAATGCTTTATGAAAATAAAGTTCCGGAAGCCAGCGAAAGAATCGAGCAGGTCTCTCAGATTATCAATCAATCCCTGCAGGATCTCCGAAATCTTTCAAAAACATTGACCGATGATAATATCAATCAAAAGGATATTAAAACTTTAATTCAGGACGAAGTAGACATTACCAATTCTTTTAAAAAATGCCATGTAAAATTTGAATATAATTTCGATCAGCTTGATCTGGGTTTTGTTCATAAAAATGTCCTTCTGAGGATTATTCAGGAATTTATTCAAAACAGCATTAAACATTCCAACTGTGAAAATATTTTTATTAACTTAAGTACGGCTGAAAATATCCTCTGGGAGCTTACCATTAATGATGATGGTATCGGATTTGACACCAGCCGGATAACTTCTAACGGGATTGGTCTTACCAATATGAAAAACAGAGCTGAAATCATCGGGGCAGACTTCCACCTTAACAGTAAGGAAAACTCAGGAACCCGGCTTCACATTATCTTAAAAAAACAATCATGA